The Rhodopirellula halodulae genome includes the window GCAACGTTGTCTCGTTGCGGATTGTGGCTCATTGTGGTGGCAAAGGACGACGCGCCAGCGATCACCGAATCACGTTGCATGTGATGATTCACCTCAACGAAGGTTTGGGCAAACGAAGCCGCACCGACCATGCGATCACGCAGACCAATCTGCGAGTCTCCATCCAACCGGTGCGAAATCGCGACCGTCGCAACCGCGATTTAAATGGTTGTGTTCGAGAAGTCTTGGGCAGCCTCCGCAGTTACCTGATGGCAGAGATCGTTCAGAACAAAGAAGACTGATCGTCGCCACCGCCTTGCAGAATGATTCGCATCAGTTCATGCGTCTGTTGGCAAATGCCTGGTGAGTTGCTTTCGCGAGGTCCCGCCACGTTCAGGTTGTCCGGCTGAACTTCATTGAGCCAACGACGGATGCGTTTGGCTGCCGCGGGAATTGATCTTAAATTGACGGCCAAGCAGGGGCGATCCTCGCGTCGACAGATGCGTTTGGTCAGTGCCGTGCCGCCACTGAGTTTGTTGCGATACAAGATCAACGTGGCATCGGTGTCGACGACATTTTGCTCGGTTCGGTCGGGGTAATGCGACGACGCGTGCTCTTGCAATTCATATTGGTCGGGGATGCGTCCATCTTCCGCAATGCGTCCGGCCGGACACCATCCACCGTGTGGGATTCCAAGCTCCATCGCTGCGTCGAGGGCACCACGATCGACGCCGGTTTGCCCACCGGAAATGATCCAGCGTGGAACGAAGGGGCGGGGTGTATCGGAAGGAGATGCCATGTACGGATGATA containing:
- a CDS encoding putative molybdenum carrier protein, yielding MASPSDTPRPFVPRWIISGGQTGVDRGALDAAMELGIPHGGWCPAGRIAEDGRIPDQYELQEHASSHYPDRTEQNVVDTDATLILYRNKLSGGTALTKRICRREDRPCLAVNLRSIPAAAKRIRRWLNEVQPDNLNVAGPRESNSPGICQQTHELMRIILQGGGDDQSSLF